From a region of the Marinitoga sp. 1197 genome:
- the pgsA gene encoding CDP-diacylglycerol--glycerol-3-phosphate 3-phosphatidyltransferase — MKIWTIPNILTFIRILATIPLFIITYNEKLYIIAFFIYILVSLTDLLDGYIARKFNLVSDFGKFMDQIADKILINALFIAFLETQKLPGWFVAIIITRDIFISGLRMFLANKNIVIAADKWGKFKTFSQTILIASLYLTAIWPFLNKLNSILIILTVFFSLFSGYNYLIKNLVYLEGE, encoded by the coding sequence ATGAAAATATGGACAATTCCAAATATTCTAACATTTATAAGAATTTTAGCAACAATACCTTTATTTATTATTACTTATAATGAAAAATTATATATTATAGCTTTCTTTATCTATATTTTAGTTTCTTTAACTGATTTGCTGGATGGGTATATTGCCAGAAAATTTAATCTTGTTAGTGATTTTGGAAAATTCATGGATCAAATAGCTGATAAAATTTTAATTAATGCATTATTTATAGCGTTTTTAGAAACACAGAAATTGCCTGGATGGTTTGTTGCAATTATTATAACAAGAGATATTTTCATTAGCGGTTTAAGAATGTTTTTAGCAAACAAAAATATTGTTATTGCTGCTGATAAATGGGGGAAATTTAAAACCTTTTCACAGACAATTCTAATAGCTTCTCTTTATCTAACTGCCATCTGGCCCTTTTTAAACAAACTAAACTCTATTTTAATTATTCTAACTGTGTTTTTTTCTTTATTTTCTGGATATAACTATTTAATAAAGAATTTAGTCTATCTTGAGGGGGAGTAA
- the thpR gene encoding RNA 2',3'-cyclic phosphodiesterase, translating to MNNKNKSLRTFIALDVNQSVKDILRDTILKLERMGFKGNWTKPENMHLTLYFMGDTHITKITEVAKRMEERIIGFPTFAFSLNKIGYFKNKNFPRVIWLGVEGGNTLKQLHNEVIKSLKLSNIQVLDSNFQPHLTVGRVKKAPEFWEKLIKVLDVEKVIIPVHAVHIYSSTLTKNGPIYKKLYTIDFEGGMIING from the coding sequence ATGAATAATAAAAATAAAAGCCTTCGAACATTTATTGCACTTGATGTAAATCAAAGTGTAAAGGATATTTTAAGAGATACTATCTTAAAGCTTGAACGAATGGGTTTTAAGGGAAATTGGACAAAACCAGAAAATATGCATTTGACATTATATTTCATGGGAGATACACATATTACTAAAATTACAGAAGTAGCTAAAAGAATGGAAGAAAGAATAATTGGTTTCCCTACATTTGCATTTAGTTTAAATAAAATAGGATATTTTAAAAACAAAAATTTTCCAAGGGTTATCTGGCTGGGTGTTGAAGGTGGAAATACATTAAAACAACTTCATAATGAAGTTATAAAGTCATTGAAATTATCAAATATTCAGGTTTTAGATAGCAATTTTCAACCACACTTAACAGTTGGAAGAGTAAAGAAGGCTCCAGAATTCTGGGAAAAACTCATTAAAGTTTTAGATGTTGAAAAAGTGATTATACCTGTACATGCTGTTCATATATATTCATCGACTTTAACAAAAAATGGGCCAATATACAAAAAGTTGTACACTATTGATTTTGAGGGAGGAATGATTATTAATGGCTAA